In Streptomyces durocortorensis, a genomic segment contains:
- a CDS encoding MarR family winged helix-turn-helix transcriptional regulator: MSESTEEPGPDEPSLDEQIAAYQREFRDLDPQVEQVVSALGRLNRRMNVAYGRQVAALGISNAEWEVLKTLVLSGAPYRLGPGELAKRLGLTPAAMTHRIDRMAGEGLVTRDRDENNRVRVIVELTDEGRTKWLEAMRMASDFEEDLLQDLSGAERGVLGELLVRLLRRVEHAQPDAGGRLTDLD; the protein is encoded by the coding sequence ATGTCCGAGAGCACCGAGGAGCCCGGCCCCGACGAGCCGAGCCTCGACGAACAGATCGCCGCCTATCAGCGCGAGTTCCGCGACCTCGACCCCCAGGTCGAACAGGTCGTCTCCGCGCTGGGCCGCCTGAACCGCCGCATGAACGTCGCGTACGGGAGACAGGTCGCCGCCCTCGGCATCAGCAATGCCGAGTGGGAGGTCCTCAAGACCCTCGTCCTGTCGGGTGCCCCCTACCGCCTCGGCCCCGGCGAACTGGCGAAGCGGCTCGGTCTCACCCCGGCCGCCATGACCCACCGCATCGACCGGATGGCCGGCGAGGGCCTGGTCACCCGGGACCGCGACGAGAACAACCGGGTCCGCGTCATCGTCGAGCTGACCGACGAGGGCCGTACGAAGTGGCTTGAGGCGATGCGCATGGCGAGCGACTTCGAGGAGGACCTCCTCCAGGACCTGTCCGGCGCCGAGCGCGGAGTCCTCGGCGAGCTCCTGGTCCGCCTCCTGCGCCGCGTGGAGCACGCCCAGCCGGACGCCGGCGGCCGTCTCACCGACCTGGACTGA
- a CDS encoding GNAT family N-acetyltransferase, whose protein sequence is MDYVMRAVRAEEWPLARQLRLDALKDPAAPVAFLETYEEAVVRTDAFWQDRTAAAAEGRTVRQFVAESPEGVWVGTVTVLVERTEDDVRFGEAPAVDQGHLVGVFVRPEVRGAGVTDALFREAVDWAWSLSAPRLERVRLYVHENNPRAAAFYRRFGFVPSGQRIAAPGGRGEWELEYVIERGRGGGR, encoded by the coding sequence ATGGACTATGTGATGCGTGCGGTGCGGGCCGAGGAATGGCCGCTGGCCAGGCAGCTGCGGCTGGATGCCCTGAAGGACCCGGCGGCTCCCGTGGCGTTCCTGGAGACGTACGAGGAGGCGGTGGTGCGGACCGATGCCTTCTGGCAGGACCGTACCGCTGCGGCCGCCGAGGGCAGGACTGTGCGGCAGTTCGTCGCGGAGTCGCCCGAGGGGGTGTGGGTGGGCACGGTCACCGTGCTCGTCGAGCGAACGGAGGACGATGTGCGCTTCGGCGAGGCCCCGGCGGTGGACCAGGGGCACCTGGTCGGTGTCTTCGTCCGGCCGGAGGTGCGGGGGGCCGGGGTGACGGACGCGTTGTTCCGGGAGGCCGTCGACTGGGCCTGGTCGCTGTCGGCGCCCCGGCTGGAGCGGGTGCGCCTGTACGTCCACGAGAACAACCCGCGCGCCGCGGCGTTCTACCGCCGGTTCGGGTTCGTACCGTCCGGGCAGCGTATTGCGGCGCCCGGTGGGCGGGGGGAGTGGGAGTTGGAGTACGTGATCGAGCGGGGGCGGGGCGGGGGTAGGTAG
- a CDS encoding response regulator transcription factor: MTTVLIADDQPMQRFGFRMLLESQDDLTVVGEAADGTEAVNLTARHQPDVALMDIRMPGLDGIEATRRIVRSGARTRILIVTTFDLDEYAYDGLRAGASGFLVKDALPEELLSGIRAVAAGDAVVAPALTRRLLDAYVHHLPTAPDAQAPQDPRVNALTAREREILTVIGQGWSNTEIATRLHLAESTVKTHVTRILAKTGARDRVQAVILAYDTRLVTPS; encoded by the coding sequence GTGACGACCGTACTCATCGCGGACGACCAGCCGATGCAACGCTTCGGCTTCCGCATGCTGTTGGAGAGCCAGGACGACCTGACGGTCGTCGGAGAGGCGGCCGACGGCACCGAGGCCGTCAACCTGACCGCCCGCCACCAGCCGGACGTCGCCCTGATGGACATCCGTATGCCGGGCCTCGACGGCATCGAAGCAACCCGTCGCATCGTCAGGTCCGGGGCCCGCACCCGCATCCTCATCGTGACGACGTTCGACCTCGACGAGTACGCGTACGACGGCCTCCGCGCCGGAGCCAGCGGCTTCCTGGTGAAAGACGCCCTGCCGGAGGAGCTCCTGTCCGGCATCCGCGCGGTGGCCGCGGGCGACGCCGTGGTCGCCCCGGCCCTCACCCGCCGCCTGCTCGACGCGTACGTCCACCACCTCCCCACCGCCCCCGACGCCCAAGCCCCGCAGGACCCCCGCGTCAACGCGCTGACAGCACGAGAGCGCGAAATCCTCACCGTCATAGGACAGGGCTGGTCCAACACGGAGATAGCCACCCGCTTGCACCTGGCCGAGTCGACCGTGAAAACGCATGTCACCCGCATCCTCGCCAAAACAGGAGCGAGAGACCGGGTACAGGCGGTGATCCTGGCGTACGACACCCGCCTGGTCACGCCTTCGTGA
- a CDS encoding MFS transporter, with amino-acid sequence MGAALRRIQLGSALSAFGLGFTVPYLYVYVAQVRDLGAGTAGVVLAVFAMAALAVLPFTGRAIDRRGPLPVLVVASGLAAVGAAALGYASSVPAAVLAAAVLGAGTAVMQPALATMLVWCSSTATRTRAFAMQFFLQNLGLGLGGLVGGQLVDVSRPASFTMLFLIEAGMFVVLGVVVATVRMPRTASLGGARPTDGSATRGGGLRALLSHRAMVQLCVLGFVLFFACYGQFESGLAAYGTEAAGIEPSTLGFALAANTAVIVIAQFVVLRLVERRRRSRVIAAVGLIWAFAWIVAGYAGLGHGSQAMATAAFISTYALFGLGEAMLSPTVAPLVADLAPESMVGQYNSAFALCKQLALAVGPAVGGPMGASLHGPYIVTFVLFSLGITVLALRLGRRLTPVQDQPSLADVPSRVVAVSRPEGAAPAAAPAPAAAGR; translated from the coding sequence ATGGGCGCAGCGCTGCGGCGGATCCAGCTGGGCAGCGCGCTGAGCGCGTTCGGGCTCGGGTTCACCGTTCCGTATCTGTACGTCTACGTGGCGCAGGTGCGGGATCTGGGCGCCGGTACGGCGGGAGTCGTACTGGCGGTGTTCGCAATGGCAGCGCTGGCCGTTCTGCCGTTCACCGGGCGGGCCATCGACCGGCGGGGCCCGCTGCCCGTGCTGGTGGTGGCCTCCGGTCTCGCCGCTGTCGGCGCCGCCGCCCTGGGGTACGCGAGCAGCGTCCCGGCCGCCGTGCTGGCCGCCGCGGTCCTGGGTGCGGGCACCGCCGTCATGCAGCCCGCCCTGGCCACGATGCTCGTGTGGTGCTCCAGCACCGCGACCCGTACGCGAGCCTTCGCCATGCAGTTCTTCCTGCAGAACCTGGGGCTCGGTCTCGGCGGGCTCGTCGGCGGGCAGCTCGTGGACGTGAGCCGTCCGGCGAGCTTCACCATGCTCTTCCTGATCGAGGCCGGGATGTTCGTGGTGCTCGGCGTCGTCGTCGCCACCGTGCGGATGCCCCGTACGGCCTCCCTCGGCGGCGCCCGGCCGACGGACGGCTCCGCAACGAGGGGCGGCGGTCTGCGGGCCCTGCTCTCGCACCGGGCCATGGTCCAGCTGTGTGTGCTGGGGTTCGTGCTGTTCTTCGCCTGCTACGGACAGTTCGAGTCCGGCCTTGCCGCGTACGGCACCGAGGCCGCCGGGATCGAGCCCTCGACGCTCGGCTTCGCGCTGGCCGCCAACACCGCTGTCATCGTCATCGCCCAGTTCGTCGTCCTGCGGCTCGTGGAGCGGCGGCGGCGCAGCCGGGTCATCGCGGCGGTCGGCCTCATCTGGGCCTTCGCCTGGATCGTGGCGGGGTACGCGGGGCTCGGGCACGGCAGCCAGGCCATGGCGACGGCCGCGTTCATCTCGACGTACGCGCTCTTCGGGCTGGGCGAGGCGATGCTGTCGCCGACCGTGGCGCCGCTGGTCGCCGATCTGGCGCCGGAGTCGATGGTCGGGCAGTACAACTCGGCCTTCGCCCTGTGCAAACAGCTCGCGCTCGCGGTCGGCCCGGCTGTCGGCGGGCCGATGGGGGCGTCGCTGCACGGCCCGTACATCGTGACGTTCGTGCTGTTCTCGCTGGGCATCACGGTGCTCGCGCTGCGGCTGGGGCGCCGACTCACCCCCGTACAGGACCAGCCGTCGCTGGCCGATGTCCCCTCGCGGGTGGTGGCCGTGTCGCGGCCCGAGGGTGCCGCTCCGGCCGCCGCGCCCGCGCCGGCCGCTGCGGGTCGCTGA
- a CDS encoding type IV secretory system conjugative DNA transfer family protein has product MARQAAGQGPAPERGRRHGGPQPRHEEPRTGGIPDGLLVGLVGLLLATTVLAWTATGLAGLLAHGSWPNGVTFTRTPLALRELATAPQDLPAAWPYTPPSQLSGYGLFWGLFIGELMVLVVLTVFVLGSVARWRVVRERRREERLYGTPHEPHELHQPHNVHEQPHNMHESPLTKTPATPPQPQPPSHPTERETRRATPRATHQPPPHLPLSLPSPRTPLLVYAPAPARRPTVVQAIQDAEGPALVVTSDPTVWAETKDARAKLGPVLVYDPGHLCDTPARLHWPPTAGCEHPDTAAGRAAALLAPVRPQARIDAAVADTAQTLLQCWLHAASVDGRPFRQVARWASGAAAHEPVRLLRTHPKAASGLAGLLESALTAYPQRREVAQELNVRAFSALSSVHIREACTANRSDSAALESFAREGGTLYLVGEPIEDPRTRPGAMPLLTALASHVVEHGRRMAARSSDGRLDPPMTLVLDDVAAVAPLPQLPELLAKGQDLGMPTVALLRSREQGRARWQQHLHTPGAI; this is encoded by the coding sequence GGCTGGTCGGCCTCCTGCTCGCGACGACCGTGCTCGCCTGGACGGCCACCGGCCTGGCCGGCCTCCTCGCCCACGGCTCCTGGCCGAACGGCGTCACCTTCACCCGAACTCCCCTCGCTCTGCGCGAACTGGCCACGGCCCCGCAGGACCTCCCTGCCGCCTGGCCCTACACGCCCCCGTCCCAGCTCTCCGGATACGGCCTCTTCTGGGGCCTGTTCATCGGCGAGCTGATGGTGCTGGTGGTGCTGACGGTCTTCGTCCTGGGCTCCGTGGCCCGCTGGAGAGTCGTCCGGGAACGGCGCCGCGAGGAGCGCCTGTACGGAACACCTCACGAGCCTCACGAGCTCCACCAGCCCCACAACGTGCACGAGCAACCCCACAACATGCACGAGTCCCCGCTGACGAAGACCCCCGCAACGCCACCTCAACCGCAACCACCATCGCACCCGACAGAACGGGAAACACGCCGGGCAACCCCCCGGGCGACACACCAGCCACCCCCACATCTACCCCTCTCGCTCCCCTCCCCACGCACCCCCCTCCTCGTCTACGCCCCCGCCCCCGCCCGGCGCCCCACCGTCGTCCAGGCCATCCAGGACGCCGAGGGACCGGCCCTCGTCGTCACCTCGGACCCCACGGTCTGGGCCGAGACGAAGGACGCCCGCGCCAAGCTCGGCCCGGTCCTCGTCTACGACCCGGGCCACCTCTGCGACACCCCCGCCCGCCTCCACTGGCCGCCCACCGCAGGCTGCGAGCACCCCGACACCGCCGCCGGCCGCGCGGCCGCGCTCCTCGCCCCGGTCCGCCCGCAGGCCAGGATCGACGCGGCGGTGGCCGACACCGCGCAGACGCTCCTCCAGTGCTGGCTGCACGCAGCCTCGGTGGACGGCCGTCCCTTCCGCCAGGTCGCCCGCTGGGCCTCCGGGGCCGCCGCCCACGAACCCGTACGCCTCCTCCGTACGCACCCCAAGGCCGCCTCCGGACTCGCCGGGCTCCTGGAGTCCGCGCTCACGGCCTATCCGCAACGGCGCGAAGTGGCGCAGGAGTTGAACGTACGGGCCTTCTCGGCCCTCTCCTCGGTGCACATCCGCGAGGCCTGCACGGCAAACCGATCGGATTCGGCCGCGCTGGAATCTTTTGCCCGCGAGGGGGGAACGCTCTATCTGGTCGGCGAACCCATCGAGGATCCCCGTACCCGCCCCGGCGCGATGCCCCTCCTCACCGCGCTGGCCTCGCACGTGGTCGAGCACGGCCGCCGCATGGCCGCACGGTCATCCGACGGTCGGCTCGACCCACCAATGACGCTGGTCCTGGACGACGTGGCCGCCGTGGCCCCGCTCCCCCAGCTCCCCGAACTGCTGGCCAAGGGCCAGGATCTGGGCATGCCCACCGTCGCCCTGCTCCGCTCCCGCGAACAGGGCCGGGCCCGCTGGCAGCAACACCTGCACACCCCTGGCGCCATCTGA